CGCGTCGCTGATGATGGCAACAGTTTTGTGAAGTAAGGACTGCAAACCGAAATTGGTTCCTAGCCCGCTCATCGTCGGGCCGCAACAGTTGTACTCACCGACGACGGATCGCAGTACCCGCGCGAGCGTACCTTTGCCGCTACGCTTCGGGCCGAGAATGAGTAGAATTTTCTGGAACGATGTATCTGGGGTAAGGCAAAGACCGAACCATTCCTGCAGCATGTCGACGCTCTCTTGGTCGTCTTCCCAAAGTTGAGCCATGAATTGCAACCAGTGCTCCGGACTGGGCGCGTTCGGATCGAATTCAAAGTCAATCGCAGCCGGGCTGAAGAACAACGGTGTTGCCGGTATTGAGTAAAGAATCGGCTCATTGGGATTGTTCAACACTGTTGCGAACGATGGCAAATGCACAATTGCGTTTTTTGTCGCCAGCAGGTCACGCGGTTCCCACGCCTCGCAGCCGTTCGGTTGTTCCAGCCAGCAAGGGGGACTATAGCTGACCGGTAAGATTGCTTGCGCTTTTACTTGGTCAAGCACATTGTTGGTGATTCCAGTCGACAGATGGTTAAAGTCCTGATTGATTTGGTTCACCAAGCGCGCCCGTACCTCACACGGCGGGATCTCCACATAGCGGCCAGCAGTCCAAAGGACAAACCCACCCCGATGGAAGCGAACTCGATAGACTCCATCCTGTTCGCCGGTTTCCAGGAATTGTTTTGCTACTATTGCGGGGTCCAACTTGCTCGCAGTTAACTTTTCGCTATCCGGCGCAACCGGCAATGGTTCAATCGCATCGTCGATCAACTGCCGGAGTCGCCGTTTGCCATCGTCGCCGGCTGCAACCAGTAGGTCGTCCAGTCCTTGCTTAGCGCCTTCAATACCGTGAGGAATGCGTAGGCAACGAACGATAGCCCCTTGAGCGGCAAGTGCTGCGGCTAATCGAGACTCAGCATTCTGCACTCCCTCTTTTTCTTCGAGGTCGCTGTCAAACGCGATGAAGACCTTTCGGCCATGCCAAGCGATCTCGGCCAATTCCGGCAGCAAACATTCTTGTTTCGCATGTTTCCAACCATAGACTCCCACTAGGCCTAGACAAGGAAAGCCTTCTTGGGTTGCCTTGGCAGATTTCTTTTCGCCTTCGGTGAACAGCAATTCCTGGCGAACGTCCTGCA
Above is a window of Anatilimnocola aggregata DNA encoding:
- a CDS encoding phage/plasmid primase, P4 family produces the protein MTAPRSPATASTQVADGKGLMPHHERELMEGSGLSAETIKAAGIYSEWTPAKLGRILKLDERWVKKLVPAIVFPFARADGSNGYSRVKPDNPRVDRNEKKIKYESPRGEPNQVYLPPGVADYLQDVRQELLFTEGEKKSAKATQEGFPCLGLVGVYGWKHAKQECLLPELAEIAWHGRKVFIAFDSDLEEKEGVQNAESRLAAALAAQGAIVRCLRIPHGIEGAKQGLDDLLVAAGDDGKRRLRQLIDDAIEPLPVAPDSEKLTASKLDPAIVAKQFLETGEQDGVYRVRFHRGGFVLWTAGRYVEIPPCEVRARLVNQINQDFNHLSTGITNNVLDQVKAQAILPVSYSPPCWLEQPNGCEAWEPRDLLATKNAIVHLPSFATVLNNPNEPILYSIPATPLFFSPAAIDFEFDPNAPSPEHWLQFMAQLWEDDQESVDMLQEWFGLCLTPDTSFQKILLILGPKRSGKGTLARVLRSVVGEYNCCGPTMSGLGTNFGLQSLLHKTVAIISDARLSGRTDSAVVTERLLSISGEDGIDVDRKHLPPVNSTKLLTRLMILTNELPRLGDSSGALAGRLIILRMTKSFYGAEDRKLTEKLLEERAGIMLWAIRGWRRLRERGYLLQPAAGDQMREQMEDLTSPVGHFVRERCELSPLVEEPTKSLYAAYVAWMLANNSKAVNDATFARDLYAACPAVRPVRRREGDKRWHTYVGVRLLSLEGF